One region of Populus trichocarpa isolate Nisqually-1 chromosome 4, P.trichocarpa_v4.1, whole genome shotgun sequence genomic DNA includes:
- the LOC18098365 gene encoding auxin response factor 1 isoform X2, translated as MAFAAMNHTSGGNPHAGGCNDALYKELWHACAGPLVTLPREGELVYYFPQGHMEQLEASMHQGMEPQMPLFNLPSKILCKVVNVQRRAEPETDEVYAQITLLPEPDQSEVTSPDPPLPEPERCTVHSFCKTLTASDTSTHGGFSVLRRHADDCLPPLDMSQQPPWQELVATDLHGNEWHFRHIFRGQPRRHLLTTGWSVFVSSKKLVAGDAFIFLRGENGELRVGVRRLMRQQTNMPSSVISSQSMHLGVLATASHAIATGTLFSVFYKPRTSRSEFIVSLNKYLEVRNHKLSVGMRFKMRFEGEEVPERRFSGTIVGVGDNISSGWADSDWRSLKVQWDEPSSIMRPERVSHWELEPLVATTPSNSQPVQRNKRARPYVIPSPTADLSALGMWKSPVESSALSYGDSQRGRDLYSSPNFSTTAKVNSLGFRGNSQVASVSHNSMHWPNRVESVTDSFAPVVNKDSGERRQGTGIGYKLFGIQLVENSNTEGTSPVVVSGTVVNDLPVLSLEAESDQHSEPEKSCLRSSQELQSRQIRSCTKIGI; from the exons ATGGCATTTGCGGCTATGAATCATACCTCCGGAGGAAATCCCCATGCAG GGGGATGCAATGATGCTCTGTACAAAGAACTATGGCATGCCTGTGCTGGACCTCTTGTCACTCTTCCTCGTGAAGGGGAGCTAGTTTATTATTTTCCACAAGGTCACATGGAACAG CTTGAAGCTTCAATGCATCAGGGGATGGAGCCGCAAATGCCATTGTTTAATCTTCCATCTAAAATACTGTGTAAAGTAGTTAATGTTCAGCGCAGG GCTGAACCCGAAACAGATGAAGTTTATGCCCAGATAACACTACTTCCTGAACCAGAT CAAAGTGAGGTTACTAGTCCTGATCCTCCACTCCCAGAACCTGAAAGATGCACAGTCCATTCATTTTGCAAGACACTTACTGCTTCTGACACAAGCACTCATGGTGGTTTCTCTGTTCTTCGAAGGCATGCAGATGATTGTCTGCCTCCTTTG GATATGTCTCAGCAGCCACCCTGGCAGGAATTGGTTGCAACTGATCTGCATGGCAATGAATGGCATTTTCGACACATTTTTCGAG GCCAACCAAGGCGTCACTTGCTCACGACAGGTTGGAGTGTCTTTGTTAGCTCCAAAAAGTTAGTTGCGGGTGATGCATTCATCTTCCTCAG AGGAGAAAATGGTGAGCTTCGTGTGGGAGTAAGGAGGCTGATGAGGCAACAGACGAACATGCCATCTTCTGTTATATCTAGCCAAAGCATGCATCTAGGGGTTCTTGCTACTGCTTCTCATGCCATTGCGACTGGAACCCTTTTTTCTGTCTTCTATAAGCCAAg aacaaGTCGATCTGAGTTCATTGTAAGTCTTAACAAGTATCTTGAAGTTCGAAACCACAAGCTTTCTGTAGGGATGAGGTTTAAGATGAGATTTGAGGGCGAGGAAGTTCCTGAACGAAG GTTTAGTGGTACAATTGTCGGCGTTGGAGATAATATATCATCAGGATGGGCTGATTCTGATTGGAGGTCCTTGAAG GTCCAGTGGGATGAACCCTCATCCATCATGCGTCCAGAGAGGGTATCACACTGGGAATTGGAACCGCTTGTTGCAACTACTCCTTCAAACTCCCAACCTGTGCAAAGGAACAAGCGGGCACGACCTTATGTCATACCCTCACCAACCGCAGATCTTTCTGCACTAG GTATGTGGAAATCCCCTGTTGAGTCCTCTGCTTTATCATATGGTGATTCACAACGCGGACGAGACCTTTATTCATCACCCAATTTCTCTACCACTGCTAAGGTCAATTCTCTTGGCTTCCGAGGCAATAGTCAAGTGGCTAGTGTTTCCCATAACTCAATGCATTGGCCTAATCGAGTGGAAAGTGTCACAGACTCTTTTGCTCCAGTTGTAAACAAAGATTCTGGGGAAAGGAGACAGGGCACTGGAATTGGCTACAAACTATTTGGGATTCAACTTGTTGAGAATTCCAACACAGAAGGAACTTCACCAGTCGTTGTGTCTGGAACGGTGGTTAATGATCTCCCAGTTCTGTCTTTGGAAGCCGAGTCTGATCAGCATTCCGAGCCTGAGAAATCATGTTTGAGATCTTCCCAAGAGTTGCAAAGTAGGCAAATTAGGAGTTGCACAAAG ATAGGAATATGA